GGAGGGTTCAGATCAACCGTTAATTTAATGGTGCATTAATTGCTTACCCATGATTCCCACAAAGATATTGCGGAATATGAAGGAGCCAATACAGATCCACAACATGATGTAGAACGTAGTGAAGAATCGGTCGGTAACCTTCCACATATCCATCAGTACCTTATACCATTGATCCAATGTGAAGAGCTGGAACAATGTGATCAGTGCGTTGGTGATAGTACTGCAGGGAACCAGTGAGTATAAGAGTACAcaaatcttttattttttttttaagtgaagtATCTTGCTCTGGGAAACTAGTGTCacgatcgggattcgaacccaaactacaatgacttaaccactggggccaatttcatagagctgcttaagcaaaaaattttgcttaagcatgaaaaaAGCTCGCtaattttacacatgttactggcccaaattttatgccatatacattgcttgtgactggtatttagctgttgtttacttagcataacaattgagtggagtcttggccgataatctgattttactaagcaaggatttgtttgctaaagcaaaattttgtgcttaagcagctctatgaaattgggcccagaacttgaatttgatgctcttctataaccacttggccacgacaccctaaaGAGACAAGTTTTTGTATCTTGTACCTGAAGCTGTCTTTATAGAGTAAGTCTTGTCGGTCCGACCTCGTGTAGTTATCGAAGAAGATGACTCCAGCGATTGCGAAGATGTaagcaaaaagaagaagaagtaacATGATGAATGTCATAGCCTGAAGGGTATGAAATAGAATGGATGATTAAATCATAACACAAATTCATCTTATATAAATTCATCTAAAggccttggacactattggtaacttcttcaaataactgttagcataaaaacttacttgttaatgagcaaaaggtgttgttgatagtataaacattgtgaaacacagcttcctctgaagtaacagttgTTGAGGAGGTAATTTCTagctcaaatattaaaagacttcaggcctgaggGAAGCcttttttattaggcatctgaaagtgcaccaatttgtgcaaaaagggtattttttcttgtattattttcttgcaactttgctCTCATTGTGGCTTCTAGAAATGgagatatgggcccaatttcataaagcctgtaagcataaaaacttgctaagcacagaaatattttgcttaacagaaactggttaccagccaaatttaatAGCCAAAGTTAATAGCCATGACATTtttcaaagaaatttgctaagcagaattttctgcttttaaaaacagctttatgaaattgtgccattTAATGACCTTGAAGGCCTTGGTGATGGCCAAAGCAATGAGTCGAGCCTGCTGGAAGCGAGAAACCATCTTGAGGGAGCGTAAGATACGAAAGACGCGTAGATTACTGACGATGACGCGCAACTCCTTCAAATCCCCAGCAGTAAATGCAATGATCTCTGGAACAAATGACTttagggaaagaaaaaaaaaacaatactaaGTTTACATTAGCTTTCTGCTTACTGCTTCTGCTTATGGTCAACATTCTCTGCTAACGAGGTTAGCAAACAaattctgcactagctgtgtaagcaaataaaatgtacacatgAAAACCCTTgctaaacctgtgaaatactgAATTGTTAAGATCAGATTTCTCTGCAATCATATATCCTACTTTGCCGAGCCGTGAAATTGGGTTCAGACTTTAGAATTTCAAAGTGACCCAACAAGAAGATTCTTTGcaattataaattcaaaatgaaatacaaagttttcaaaaagaaattaaagaCTTTTTACTAGACAATGAATGCCATGCTAATGTTAAGGGCAAGCCCAGAGTCTCtatgggtgtgttcgattagcttccctgggtcggtCGACCCCTGTGTGCTCATCCAGGTGGCGTATTAAATTTtttccaggatgaacgtgtgcagatatttACCAACGTTCCTCCTCACGTGACCCTTCTCGTAGTgtcgtcagtgcacctcgggccagctcgggccagccccaagtgacccaatataaataattttatatcCTGAAGCTAGCGCCTTGCTCCCTAAAATTATTTGCAAAATGTACCACTGGTTACATCAGCTACATTTTACTCACCGCAACTGTCACAATAAAGTCAAAGATATTCCAGCCATTCTTCCAGAAGGAGATAAAGTCGTCCATCCATTTGAGAATGATTTCAATCATGAAGATGAACAGGGAACAGTAGTCAAAGATAACTAGGGCTTGATTCAAACCATACAGGCTTGGGTCGTTGTTACCGGATACCTCTGAATGGAAAAATGGAGTTGAAAGTTCAAaggcaataagccatttgctagttagatttgaataatatctggtacaatgactcgcCCCTTAGTTGTGAtgcaccgcttacatttgaattcctcagactaccgagacagttgctacgccacgtgattaggggacggtgaacacccatacacaattctgaatggatgtgtatggcacaatagtactagggtctgctcatctggaggttgctatacaaaagcttgccccctAATCACATggcatagcaactgtctcggtagtctgaggaattcaaatgtaaaggGTGCATTGTAACTAtaaagtcattgtaccagacattattcaaatttaacttgTAAATggcttattaaaggcactagacaccattttggtaattttcaaagaccagtatttctcacttgatgtatcccaacatatgtataaagtaccaaatctgtgaaacttttgactcaattggtcatcaaagttgcaagagaataatgaatgaaaaaaacacccttgttgcacaaatttgtctgctttcagatgcctaataaaaggcttcaggcttgaagtttTTTTATTAGATTCAACAAGGCAATTTTCCCTCTGGTGGTAAGAGGAActttaaaaggaaaattttaatttgtattggaactttgcatcgCTGTGGGAGCCGtgggttaatttgaggcctAAAACTAAGAAATTACCTGATTGAATTCCAAGAGCGATGGAGTTGGCTAAAATCAAGACCAGCATAAAATTCTGGAAGAGAGAGCCTTCCTGTTGTTAAGGTAATAATGCTAAGTCAACTGAGAAAATTGGAAGAGATGGTACAAACTGGGTTCAAAATAACGGCCCAATTTCGAGaagttgtttagcagaaaatgctgctttcAGATTGACAtgactctcctaaaaacattgccctgtgtttttttttgtgtttttttctcaaagtcttgacgactaatgaagctgaaatttctacaggtaaattacatcttcattcacagtgagtaggaatTCATGTCGTTGCTTAAAAACTTGATTGACAAAatgtaccaaaaccctttagcGCACAGCTGAGATGGCATGAGGGAAGATGGAAAGGAAGGGGGTATAgtaaactttataaaaaggatACTCTTCAGCACAAAATTTGCCCATATATTCAGGGCCGGGTTTCTGGAATTCTTATTGCGGACACGGTTCTTTCGTCGATCAGTCTTGCTGACCTCTGCTTTATCTTTGCTTGAGTACACCTGAAACTTGACGAGCCCTCCTGGATTGTCTAGCATCATCTTGTGAAGCTTCACTTTATCTGCAACAGAATAAGTAAAACTTCATATTTCTTAACGGCACTGGATTCATTTGGTAATTCtcatagaccagtattttcacttggtgtatcctaacatgcataaaataacaaatctgtaaaaattttgactcagtgtatcatcgaagttgcaagagaacaataaaagataaaaacacacttgttgcacaaatttgcgaGCTTTCAGATTtatgaaaaaggcttcaggcctgaagtctttcaatatttgagagagaaattacccctttctaaaaaattacgctacttcagagggagacacttcttacattgttttatactagcaataTCGGCACtgtattgctcgttaccaactaagttttattgctaacaattattttgagtgaataccaacaagtgtccagtgccttttaaagatggcatttgtattgtattatttaatGGTTTACCATATAACTCCTGTGTGTAGTATTTAGGCACATCTGACTGCCCATGCTCATCAAGACTGTCCAACAGATGAAAGTCCTCTATAAGTTTGGAACGGAAGATCTCGGCTTGGGGAGTAAGCTCGTCAAAAAGTCTCTTAGTGATGGCGTTCTCATCCATAATGAAGAATTAATGCCACTTTTCCTCTCACGTGAATTGCTTTTTAACTATCACTGCTGAATTAATTAAAGACAACTTCATCAAACTTAGCACAGATAATCCATGGCCGATTTCTTCAAATATAACCACTTACATTACTTTTTAGTGCAACTTTGAGTGGAAATTGAAAATCTGCTGAAAAGTGTTTGTGTCACATCACATGGACCCCTTTGCTTCAATACAGATAGGCCGGAAGTGGTAATTATTTATGATGCATTTTGGGACAGTTTGAGAGTAAGCTATGCACGTATCTGGCGTCACGAATGTCCCATCCTATCCCAGGGTTCACTTTAAAAACTGTAGCTAGTTCCTATTTGAAATGGGGTCCGTGTAATTTTgaatgctggtcatctcgccacctgacaagctcgccaccaacaaagtcgccccaaacaatgtcgccccctagcaaagtcgccccctgacaatgtcgcccccagccaatgtggccccctagcaaagtcacCCCAGATGTTGTTTGGAAAAATAATTAAGGCTAcaataattatggtaaaaaaatatagttaaaacattttcagaaaaaattccatatgaagtaatgtgcttgtggaaggtctataaccctaaccctaaccctaaccttaccctaaccttaaccctaaccctaaccctataccctaaccctaacccttaccctaacccttaactattttctgggggcgactttgctagggggcagcattgtcagggggcgactttgctagggggcgacattgtttaggggcgacattgtcagggggcaactttgtaaCACCTCGGggcgagccggttagggggcgactttgcagggggcgactttgttggtggcgagcttgctaggtGGCAAGATGACCAGCCCCCGTAATTTTAAATGATAGTGTAACTGTAATGTTAAGCTATGCAATTGCAAAGTATCGCATGTAGACTAGAGTTCATTTAGTTTCTTCTTTTCTTGCTCATTCTTTCTAGCTATTCAGTTCAactcaattcactttatttccaaTCCATATAACATTGCAATTGGATTTGGATTTATAGGCAAACAATAATTTACTAGCTAGGTAGTAGGTGAATAGTTTGTACACGAAATGTAAGTGGAGGGGCccatattaatttaaaaagcaGAGCTTGTCCGGATACCCTAAAAACAAAGCTCAATGAAAAGGTTTGTGATAAGgctcaaaaatcaaaatgacaatgacGAGTACGGTGTTGCACGTAAAACTAGCCACACAACTAACGAAATAAATCAGCTATTCTATTGGGAAATATCTACGTCTGAACTGAACTCTGATTTGGAAACAAATCTGGTTGCAATTTGGATCTCCTACTTACGAATattttttttgcctttttgcTCTGCTCTCCGCCGATGACGAACGTCACACAAACTACGACGCCGGCGAAGATCGCACATCTTCTTCTTCTAACGCCCTAAcctaaattaaaataaagaacGCGCACTCTTAAAAGTTTTCCTTCCTTCGAAGTTCGATCTTCCTTCTTCGAGCGAGCGAAACacccttaaaaaaaagtacaaaataacgCCCTCATCGGCATGAAACTTACAGCCAATCACGGGTTCTCCCATTTTACGCCCCCCCTGAAAAAAAGTAGAGGCATAAAGTGTGGCATCGTGTTTATAGAACCTCTTATAATTATTCTCCACAATATTTGCAATATACAGCACACTAATTTAAGTTTGTTTGATCATGTTCTGATTCTTCCGTAGGCCTACTATACTTGGTGGTTGCCgtgcaatttgttttgtttaatcccTTCTATTCAGGGAGATTGAGTAATTGTAAGTaccattattttgtattaaaatgtAATCAACATCTTTAAACTAATAAAGCACTTTATCAGAAGTGCAAATGCTTAGGGGAGAAATATTTattaaccccctccccccccccccaaaaaaaagggggtcCATTTCACACTACTAAAGGGTGGGTGTTCAGGTCTCAAGATGTTTTGAGGGGCAGAAAACTATTTGATCTAAAGCACTAAAATCCCCCTGTCAAAAAAGTAGATTTttataccctttttttttttttttaacggacTTGACAAAGTGTATGGTTTTCAATTCAACACGTTCCATCCACCCCAATGCCACCAAATGTTTTCCTAAACACAAAAACCCGTATAACAAAGTAAATCATTAAATAAATAGGGGCTCCGACAATATCAAatcatttttaacaaaacaaaaacactcccGCCCGCCCATATCAAAACAACAGTAGGAAACCAGTTTGATGTTTGACCACATTACAAAAACCTTTTGCAAGTTGATCAGGCGCAGCTAGCTGTCTAGTCTGTCGGTGggacttttttttcaacagcgccctcttccAAAACTTCATCGGGCAACGACTTTCGACGACTCGATCGCGCGGCCAAAAAAAGTCACCATTCATCTTCTGCTAACTTGACGTCCGTGCACGGCCGCGGTACGGCGGACGGGATGACAAACTCGAAACTGCAAACAATACACCGCCTAACAATGGAGTTGCTGTAACGAGAAACCCTACTAGCTCAAAATGGAAAAGAAGGAATGACTGATACAAAGACGGACAACGTATGTTTTTACGAAGTCACAGTCAGTAGTTTTCTCCCTGTCGTCCGGTTCACATGATGAGCCGTTTTGCCGGCCGGCTAGCTGCTGATCGTGTGTCTGTGTGTGGATATAGCGAAACGTGCAGACTTGTCGGGATTTTCCGTAAATCACTATAGTCTATAGTCTAGAGTAGAGGGAATTTGTCCGTGAATTTCGTTTCTGGACTGGAGTGGAGAAGAATCTTCTTTTAAGTTTTGGCTGTGTACAATACTAATTTGTGGATTATCAACAAGGACCAGTCCTGTGGCCCAACTGGGTCTGAAAAGTTGGAATAATAATGGAGTGCCTTGGCCGAAGACAGAAGGATCTCTATTGCTCCGCGAAGTTACTGGATGAGACAGAATTGAATCTTGATGTTCAGGTAGGGCTTGTattaataacaaacttttagttttactattcttttattttatacaagCCAAAATTTGTGTATGTTTCTCTATATTAATCTATATGTCAAAACTTAAACTTTTGCATTGTCCTTCcggtatttatttttaaataaatataattattataaattattttgtgttcGTCATTTTTGTTAGTTAGTTAAGTCTGTATtcagtcagggcccaatttcattgatttgctttattcaaacaaaatacagcTTAGCTTAGGCTAAGCACaatcaaattatgcttaccagaataaacaAGGTTAACAACAGCCAAACTAAATATCACAAGTACCCAATTTATtgaaaagcagctctatgaaattgggccaggttgggctcagtggtttctttcactttctttcaaagttttagCTCACCTGTACCCTGTACTGTATTTTATAGATGGTTTGCGAATTgggtcattgaccgccatctttgatgtattttacacgTGAAAAGTGCACGAGAGTCACACGCAgtgcgtacacgcgtgcactcTTTTCACGTgtacaaaatacatcaaagatgacggtcaatgacgcgtattgcaacccaTGTATGGACCCCGGTTGTATTCCCGCACACAGACCCTTGAATTAGGTTTTCATTCCCTACCACCAGACCACTGCATGGATTTTCCTTAGGGTCCATTCCGCTATAGTATCCACGAATGAGACGTTAGCAGAACAAATCTCATTGTTCTAGGAATAGGTttttgccttcattgcctccgtcaaatatcaggcctgtataTGTATAACTATTACTTAGGTCAGGATGCTTTGCCTACTCAGTATGAGTAAATAAAGCTTCGTGAGATAAATTAGGAAATTTAAAGTTGTAAATTCTGCAGCTGTGTTACACAGTACAATTAAACTCCATTTATTTTATTAGCAAACCCCATTTtaataaaacatgtaagcacaaaaacttgatttaaaAGCAAAGACAAGCTTACCAGAAAACAGGTTACCCCCCGTCAGCAAAAATTACAATAAGTTAGTTTACATTAgtgtgactggtgccctgctcaatttttgcttagcaaagaaatttgtcgaTAGTATTTTCAGCTCAACATCTtaaagaaattgggcccagtttataAATGCGAGTTTGTATTTCATTCACCCATTTAAAAGCGGTAATTGTAAGTGGCACCAACATGTAGTTCCTAAATTTATCAAAGACGCACAAGTCTTGCACGGCCTACTCTGCATATCACCCACAGTGGCCACGGATAACTTTTTttgatggcgccaccacttttttactcatttttacaaaaagggatatatcaatcaggtaaattagatactatattattttattgcgaatgaaaaagtggtggcgccatacggaaacttttccgtggCCACAACCGTCTCTAATATTACACACACAGCTCATTGCAGATCATGATGCctataaaaacaattcaatatTCCAATATTCCAATATTAATCTGGAGTTGCCCTGTATGATCTCAACTGACTGAGTTCCAATCTTCCCCAGTAAATCCCCTGTACCAACAAAAAGTCCTCTGGGAAATTAGCTGTCAttgttaaaatttaataaattataaGGGTCGTGTCAACTCGGTTGAAGGCTAAGTCCCTTAAGAATGGTATGGATCTAGCTACAGACCTGAGAGCATGCAGTTGGCAGAGAAAGGTTTGGGAATTGCTCCCGATCAAATGTAGGCTCCAGGTTAACTGCATCTAACCTTGGCTCTTTTTTTTGGAAAACTAAATGcgtatttttttattgtacgTTAAATAATATCAGATGTAATACTTTGATTTGTACAGTTAAACACAAACCAGAACTGTCCACTGAGGAAACTTGTAACGATGTTAGGCCTTGAACTGCCCTCTTgagggggcacagcaattttccttgaTGGTACATAATGTAATTGGGCACTTCTAATGaagaaaatgtaagtttgtattgaaaCTGTGCAAAGAGCTCCatcagcaaaagcacagggcactacgGCAATACTGTGGGTACCCTGGTAGGCCTGTATATGCTtcgggcaagggcaccaaggcattttctccttggtaaaggcacCCTATGATTATGAAgagtaagtttctactggagcattttaagggcaccaaggcaatgactagggggcatTGAATTGCCTTCAATGCCTCTGTGGAGTATCAGGACCTGCCATGGGTTAATCTGAGGCCTGTGATGTGTTTACAAAGATCTACATGTAAGCCTCATTATGTGGTTCTCACTTCTCAGGCCTgtatactttgtttttgaaaggacaagggcaccaagacattttcttcttggtaaaa
Above is a genomic segment from Asterias rubens chromosome 10, eAstRub1.3, whole genome shotgun sequence containing:
- the LOC117295688 gene encoding cation channel sperm-associated protein 2-like, with protein sequence MDENAITKRLFDELTPQAEIFRSKLIEDFHLLDSLDEHGQSDVPKYYTQELYDKVKLHKMMLDNPGGLVKFQVYSSKDKAEVSKTDRRKNRVRNKNSRNPALNIWANFVLKSSLFQNFMLVLILANSIALGIQSEVSGNNDPSLYGLNQALVIFDYCSLFIFMIEIILKWMDDFISFWKNGWNIFDFIVTVASFVPEIIAFTAGDLKELRVIVSNLRVFRILRSLKMVSRFQQARLIALAITKAFKAMTFIMLLLLLFAYIFAIAGVIFFDNYTRSDRQDLLYKDSFSTITNALITLFQLFTLDQWYKVLMDMWKVTDRFFTTFYIMLWICIGSFIFRNIFVGIMVNNFQSIRNDLFNEVKGHAETREIARNAEKFNEELIKQDQKLKARRMTITANQQLLSEANQSEEENISKSAAASTEKSMTDATKEKGQPKEAWTSDYEGKLSQDTVEELKRQISYIQVEDEQSSDNWEKLVHDNMQLLLKTPSETLWPRDTLFRYFQLMESLQENLQERQDLMDLSYHALLQIFDS